One genomic segment of Dehalococcoidia bacterium includes these proteins:
- a CDS encoding hemolysin family protein — translation MDADSWLGACLVAGAALALFLTAAAQAAGLIALRSRTRPPAPRQPRPEGTSQFVLERERLTAALIVARTVWLVIGVAAAVALVVRRTGVSAEPVVATGVLAIAAACLIEGVPRVLITRNPERWLPVLSPLVNALRLLFYLPGMLADLPGRALLKLPPLRPAPQPQEGDEELLRLVEREESEGGIEAEEREMIRAVIELEDTTAREIMVPRIDIIGVGVSATIAAVAALVAEKGLSRIPLYDGTIDNIIGVIYAKDLLAHLSRGGGEVPLRTLAREAVFVPESKPVDELLKELRARKIHIAIVVDEYGGTAGLLTIEDLVEEIIGEIEDEYDHGEPSWVRAGDDDAVVDASANVYVLKELFDVEVAEGDFDTVGGLIINRLGKIPAPNDTVDVDGLRLRVLSVTGRRIRKVRVTRLQPTPVSPRAS, via the coding sequence TTGGACGCAGACAGTTGGTTGGGCGCGTGCCTGGTAGCCGGCGCCGCCCTCGCGCTCTTCCTCACGGCCGCGGCCCAGGCGGCCGGCCTCATCGCCCTGCGCAGCCGCACACGCCCGCCTGCCCCGCGCCAGCCGCGGCCGGAAGGCACCAGCCAGTTCGTGCTCGAGCGTGAACGGCTGACCGCCGCGCTGATCGTCGCGCGCACGGTTTGGCTCGTGATCGGCGTAGCGGCGGCGGTAGCGCTGGTGGTGCGGCGCACGGGCGTCTCGGCCGAGCCTGTTGTGGCCACGGGTGTGCTGGCGATCGCCGCCGCCTGCCTGATCGAGGGCGTGCCGCGCGTGCTGATCACCCGCAACCCCGAGCGCTGGCTGCCCGTGCTCAGTCCGCTGGTCAATGCCCTGCGCCTGCTGTTCTATCTGCCCGGTATGCTGGCCGATCTGCCCGGCCGCGCCCTGCTGAAGCTGCCGCCCTTGCGCCCGGCGCCGCAGCCGCAGGAGGGCGACGAGGAGCTGCTGCGCCTGGTGGAGCGCGAGGAGAGCGAAGGCGGCATCGAGGCCGAAGAGCGCGAGATGATCCGCGCCGTGATCGAGCTGGAGGACACGACGGCGCGCGAGATCATGGTGCCGCGCATCGACATCATCGGCGTGGGCGTGAGCGCCACGATCGCCGCCGTGGCCGCGCTGGTGGCCGAGAAGGGGCTGAGCCGCATTCCGCTGTACGACGGCACGATCGACAACATCATCGGCGTGATCTACGCCAAAGACCTGCTGGCGCACCTCTCGCGCGGGGGCGGCGAGGTGCCCCTGCGCACGCTGGCGCGCGAGGCGGTGTTCGTGCCCGAATCGAAGCCGGTGGACGAGCTGCTGAAGGAGCTGCGGGCGCGCAAGATCCACATCGCCATCGTGGTGGACGAGTACGGCGGCACGGCGGGGCTGCTGACGATCGAAGACCTGGTGGAGGAGATCATCGGCGAGATCGAGGACGAGTACGACCACGGCGAGCCGAGCTGGGTGCGCGCCGGCGACGACGACGCGGTGGTGGACGCGAGCGCCAACGTCTACGTGCTGAAAGAGCTGTTCGACGTGGAGGTCGCGGAGGGCGACTTCGACACCGTGGGCGGCCTGATCATCAACCGGCTGGGCAAGATCCCGGCGCCGAACGACACGGTGGACGTGGACGGCCTGCGCCTGCGCGTGCTCTCCGTCACCGGCCGGCGCATCCGCAAAGTGCGCGTCACCCGCCTGCAGCCCACGCCGGTGTCGCCCCGGGCGAGCTGA
- the alaS gene encoding alanine--tRNA ligase: MSSGLSDDVRAQFLRFFEDRGHRRVASAGLVPIDDPTLLFTSAGMVPFKPYFMGRAVPPAPRLTTAQRCFRTTDIDSVGDISHNTFFEMLGNFSIGDYFKSDAIPWAWELVTRGFGLPKERLWNTVYTDDDEAFDLWVKQGQRPERVLRYSEADGNYWLSGDIGPCGPCSEIFYDFGEELGCGPDCEPKHDCPRFLEIWNLVFMAFYQEAPGKRTPLPKKNVDTGAGLERITRVLAAVPSSYDTDVFQPILSTIGGVTGAEYGRDDDTTRLMRIIADHTRAVTFLIADGVLPANEKQGYVVRRLIRRMMYSGRLLGHEGPFLGTIADAVIDRLGDVYPIARQQQENIRAALLAEERRFGATLEAGTERLEALIADLSGKGDALPGEEVFRLYGTYGIPLELTEEIAARHGLRIDREGFEHELEVERQRSQAEGKFRDEVVSEARVRLAGAGRGGRFVGYETLRTETSIEGILAGSELLERAHAGRQVQVVLHETPFYPEGGGQVGDAGEIRTESGTVRVEDTRRDEGLILHSGVVVDGTIALEQRAEAIVDTARRQNTTLNHSGTHLLHASLRAVLGSHVRQMGSLVAPERLRFDYQQPEAPTAEQRLAVERLVNEKIRQDIPITTRVMNREAALGEGVLAFFGDKYGDEVRVVEMNDGSHRFSAELCGGTHVHETGEIGMLLLVGDASIGAGIRRVEALTGSHAERYVEHQIHRLERIAQTLGTQPEGIEARLESLMADLDRARKQQAETQRQSGRQTADELAGAAERVGDVGVVAARVDGIGIDGMREIGDGIRQKLHRAAIVLGSAGDGRVQCVVMVSPELAPPLDAREILNQGLATAGVRGGGRPQLAQGGGTNPAALDQALAAARQFIKERLSG; the protein is encoded by the coding sequence GTGTCCAGCGGACTCAGCGACGACGTTCGTGCCCAGTTTCTGCGCTTCTTTGAAGATCGCGGGCACCGCAGGGTCGCGTCGGCGGGCCTCGTGCCGATCGACGACCCCACGCTGCTCTTCACCAGCGCCGGCATGGTGCCGTTCAAGCCGTACTTCATGGGCCGCGCCGTGCCGCCGGCGCCGCGCCTGACCACCGCGCAGCGCTGCTTCCGCACCACGGACATCGACTCCGTGGGCGACATCAGCCACAACACCTTCTTCGAGATGCTGGGCAACTTCAGCATCGGCGACTACTTCAAGTCGGATGCGATTCCCTGGGCCTGGGAGCTGGTGACGCGCGGCTTCGGCCTGCCCAAAGAGCGGCTCTGGAACACCGTCTACACCGACGACGACGAGGCCTTCGACCTCTGGGTGAAGCAGGGCCAGCGGCCGGAGCGCGTGCTGCGCTACAGCGAAGCCGACGGCAACTACTGGCTCTCCGGCGATATCGGCCCCTGCGGCCCCTGCTCCGAGATCTTTTACGACTTCGGCGAGGAGCTGGGCTGCGGCCCCGACTGCGAGCCCAAGCACGACTGCCCGCGCTTTCTCGAGATCTGGAACCTCGTCTTCATGGCCTTCTATCAAGAAGCGCCGGGCAAGCGTACGCCGCTGCCGAAGAAGAACGTCGACACCGGCGCCGGGCTGGAGCGGATCACCCGCGTGCTCGCCGCCGTGCCATCTTCCTACGACACCGACGTCTTCCAGCCGATCCTCAGCACGATCGGCGGCGTCACCGGCGCCGAGTACGGCCGCGACGACGACACGACGCGGTTGATGCGCATCATCGCCGACCACACCCGCGCCGTGACCTTCCTGATCGCCGACGGCGTGCTGCCCGCCAACGAGAAGCAGGGCTACGTGGTGCGCCGCCTGATTCGCCGCATGATGTACAGCGGCCGCCTGCTCGGCCACGAAGGGCCGTTTCTCGGCACGATCGCCGACGCGGTGATCGACCGGCTGGGCGACGTCTACCCGATCGCGCGGCAGCAGCAGGAGAACATCCGCGCCGCGCTGCTGGCAGAAGAGCGTCGCTTCGGCGCCACGCTCGAAGCCGGCACCGAGCGGCTGGAGGCGCTGATCGCGGACCTGAGCGGCAAGGGCGACGCGCTGCCCGGCGAGGAGGTCTTCCGCCTCTACGGGACGTACGGCATTCCCCTGGAGCTGACGGAGGAGATCGCCGCCCGCCACGGCCTGCGCATCGACCGCGAAGGGTTTGAGCACGAGCTGGAGGTCGAGCGGCAGCGCAGCCAGGCGGAGGGCAAGTTCCGCGACGAGGTCGTGAGCGAGGCACGCGTGCGGCTCGCCGGCGCCGGCCGCGGCGGCCGCTTCGTCGGCTACGAGACGCTGCGCACGGAGACGTCGATCGAGGGCATCCTCGCCGGTTCCGAGCTGCTGGAGCGGGCGCACGCCGGCCGGCAGGTCCAGGTCGTGCTGCACGAGACGCCGTTCTACCCGGAGGGCGGCGGGCAGGTGGGCGACGCGGGCGAGATTCGCACCGAGTCCGGCACCGTGCGCGTCGAGGACACCCGCCGCGACGAGGGGCTGATCCTGCACAGCGGCGTGGTGGTCGACGGCACGATCGCGCTGGAACAGCGCGCCGAGGCCATTGTCGACACCGCGCGCCGGCAAAACACGACGCTGAACCATTCCGGCACGCACCTGCTGCACGCCTCGCTGCGTGCTGTCCTGGGCAGCCACGTGCGCCAGATGGGCTCGCTGGTGGCGCCGGAGCGGCTGCGCTTCGACTACCAGCAGCCCGAGGCGCCGACGGCCGAGCAGCGCCTCGCCGTCGAGCGGCTGGTGAACGAAAAGATCCGCCAGGACATTCCGATAACTACCAGGGTGATGAACCGCGAGGCTGCGCTGGGCGAGGGCGTGCTCGCCTTTTTCGGCGACAAGTATGGGGACGAAGTCCGCGTCGTGGAGATGAACGACGGCTCACACCGCTTCAGCGCCGAGCTGTGCGGCGGCACGCACGTGCACGAGACGGGCGAGATCGGCATGTTGCTGCTGGTGGGCGACGCCAGCATCGGCGCCGGCATACGCCGTGTCGAGGCGCTTACCGGCAGCCACGCCGAGCGCTACGTGGAGCACCAGATCCACCGGCTGGAGCGGATCGCGCAGACGCTGGGCACGCAGCCGGAGGGGATCGAGGCGCGCCTCGAGTCGCTGATGGCCGATCTCGACCGCGCCCGCAAGCAGCAGGCCGAAACGCAGCGGCAGAGCGGCCGCCAGACGGCCGACGAGCTGGCGGGCGCCGCCGAGCGCGTGGGCGATGTGGGCGTCGTGGCGGCGCGAGTTGACGGAATCGGTATAGACGGTATGCGCGAGATCGGCGACGGTATCCGCCAGAAGCTGCACCGCGCCGCGATCGTGCTGGGCTCGGCAGGCGACGGGCGCGTGCAGTGCGTGGTGATGGTCTCGCCGGAGCTGGCGCCGCCGCTGGATGCACGCGAGATCTTGAACCAGGGGCTGGCGACCGCGGGTGTACGCGGCGGCGGCCGGCCACAACTCGCCCAGGGCGGG